From the Musa acuminata AAA Group cultivar baxijiao chromosome BXJ3-7, Cavendish_Baxijiao_AAA, whole genome shotgun sequence genome, one window contains:
- the LOC103990483 gene encoding flowering time control protein FPA isoform X2 produces MGRGGRDRLNNEHTSRLEEKERRTGWGVAPPSRHLWVGNLSSHVTQNTLYEHFLRFGDIENIAYMPGRSYAFVNYKKEEDAVIALRGLQGSIVAGNSLRVEFAKGKIQLQDRASVSSQDDGYSQLEERYSIERGEPLFRRDVRAHRQSPEKSHEKNKGSRSTEPSEVLWIGFPVYLNVEEEALSRAFSPFGEIENIATFPGRSYAFVRYRSIVAACRAKEALQGKLFNNPRVHICFARSEFSTESGRNSSSAPILPHLKPNYQPGLSGQSPEPSHWGRGFDSHIGEFPIASPQDASFIRPGDASFTGFEGNSSIRPGAGPGSIFTGDIEHNRLQELGSERRMSEELYERYRNSPAAERHGRWHDVPFERLQRTPPLDDSWGVEDHTFPLTKKPKIDTFSDKELPEYPFSDMEQGKRDFGLTKFSPNLPYGTAYNKSFESVPFDHKGAPQHLRTINGPLADSDESWRMLDSSSAGPGPLPLNAAKLQRPSPELHQPPRILEWKWEGTIAKGGTTVCRARCFPVGKVLDFMLPEFLNCTARTGLDMLAKHYYQAAGTWVVFFVPETDADIVFYNEFMHYLGEKQRAAVAKLGEKVTLFLVPPSDFSEQVLKVPGKVSISGVILKFQQPGSNFGSLHHPLEAGEPKLPPLVHQPNDVVRRHEDTSFAKPKSPDLRAFSQGQNYFSPSSGLLPPPPPTFPPPQKRGDNFPYSGSMHSMEKLPDYHIESRQDQPQPPSPAISSKWSNQMHIPTSDHGDFPPTMPSAVSHLSSDAESYLLGNHKVAQGSASRNYAPESSGIPTLNSKYPTQEGTKPQVSSNLPLSLQPEQLAQLAVLLGQQKQAGKEPALSADGQTKLANLLQISSSHAQSPVMTVQATDPHAQTSTTHAYSSLPPNLLGTQLNQVPQYQQHPSNVPAVQPVVNPGQQNNQQAPNNSREDAEADPQKRLQATLQLAAALLQQIQQQSKTADQH; encoded by the exons atgggaagaggaggaagggacAGACTGAACAACGAGCACACGTCGAGGCTTGAGGAGAAGGAACGTCGAACTGGGTGGGGCGTCGCCCCGCCCTCCAGACACCTGTGGGTCGGGAACTTGAGCTCTCACGTGACGCAGAACACTCTATACGAGCATTTCTTGAGGTTTGGGGATATTGAGAACATAGCTTATATGCCTGGCAGGAGCTATGCgtttgtgaactataagaaagagGAAGATGCTGTTATCGCATTGAGAGGGCTTCAGGGTTCCATTGTCGCCGGAAATTCTCTTAGAGTCGAGTTTGCAAAGGGG AAAATTCAATTACAGGACAGGGCTTCAGTATCATCACAGGATGATGGATATTCACAACTCGAGGAAAGATATTCTATTGAACGGGGAGAACCACTGTTCCGAAGAGATGTAAGAGCACATCGCCAGAGTCCTGAAAAAtcacatgagaagaataagggaaGTAGAAGTACAGAGCCTAGTGAAGTGCTGTGGATAGGGTTCCCAGTGTATCTCAATGTTGAAGAAGAAGCTTTAAGTAGGGCTTTTTCACCATTCGGTGAAATTGAGAATATCGCTACATTTCCTGGTCGCAGTTATGCCTTTGTTCGGTACCGAAGTATAGTTGCAGCTTGCAGGGCTAAAGAAGCTCTTCAAGGAAAGCTATTTAACAATCCCCGCGTGCACATATGTTTTGCCAGAAGTGAGTTCTCAACAGAGTCTGGAAGAAACTCTAGCAGTGCTCCCATTCTGCCACATCTGAAACCGAATTACCAACCTGGTCTGAGTGGTCAAAGTCCTGAACCTTCCCACTGGGGTAGAGGCTTTGATAGCCATATAGGAGAGTTTCCAATAGCGTCTCCTCAAGATGCAAGTTTTATACGACCTGGAGATGCAAGTTTCACTGGTTTTGAAGGAAACAGTTCTATACGACCTGGTGCAGGTCCAGGGTCCATTTTTACTGGTGATATTGAACATAACAGattgcaagaattgggttcaGAAAGGAGGATGTCAGAAGAACTTTATGAGCGTTACAGAAATAGTCCTGCAGCAGAAAGACATGGCCGATGGCATGATGTTCCTTTTGAGAGACTGCAAAGAACTCCACCACTTGATGATTCATGGGGTGTAGAGGATCACACTTTTCCATTAACTAAGAAGCCAAAAATAGACACATTTTCTGACAAAGAACTTCCTGAATATCCATTCTCTGACATGGAACAAGGAAAACGTGATTTTGGCCTGACGAAGTTCTCCCCAAATTTGCCATATGGTACTGCCTATAATAAAAGTTTTGAGTCTGTTCCTTTTGATCACAAAGGGGCGCCTCAACATTTGAGGACTATAAATGGTCCACTTGCAGATAGTGATGAATCATGGAGAATGCTTGATAGTTCAAGTGCAGGCCCTGGTCCTTTACCTTTAAATGCAGCCAAGCTACAAAGACCAAGCCCTGAGCTTCATCAGCCTCCACGGATTCTAGAATGGAAGTGGGAGGGAACAATAGCGAAGGGAGGCACAACAGTTTGTCGGGCTCGTTGCTTTCCTGTGGGGAAGGTCCTTGATTTTATGTT ACCAGAGTTCTTAAACTGCACTGCAAGAACAGGCCTTGATATGCTTGCAAAACATTATTATCAAGCAGCTGGTACTTGGGTGGTGTTTTTTGTTCCAGAAACTGATGCAGATATAGTCTTCTACAATGAGTTCATGCATTATCTGGGGGAGAAGCAGCGCGCAGCTGTTGCAAAACTGGGTGAAAAAGTTACTTTGTTTTTAGTGCCACCATCGGATTTTTCTGAACAAGTTCTGAAAGTACCCGGAAAGGTGAGCATCTCTGGTGTAATTTTAAAGTTTCAACAGCCTGGCTCCAACTTTGGTTCTCTTCACCATCCTCTGGAAGCTGGAGAACCAAAATTGCCACCCCTTGTGCATCAGCCAAATGATGTTGTTAGACGTCATGAAGACACATCATTTGCAAAGCCTAAATCCCCTGATTTAAGGGCATTCTCTCAGGGACAGAACTATTTTAGCCCATCATCAGGACTACTACCCCCACCTCCCCCTACTTTCCCACCACCACAGAAACGAGGTGACAATTTTCCTTATTCAGGATCTATGCATTCCATGGAAAAGCTACCTGACTATCACATAGAGAGCAGACAGGATCAACCTCAGCCCCCAAGTCCTGCAATATCATCAAAGTGGTCTAATCAAATGCACATTCCAACTTCTGATCATGGGGATTTTCCTCCCACAATGCCAAGTGCTGTGTCACATTTATCTAGTGATGCAGAATCATACCTACTGGGAAATCATAAAGTTGCACAAGGATCTGCTTCAAGAAATTATGCACCTGAAAGTTCAGGTATTCCCACCCTTAATAGCAAGTACCCCACACAAGAGGGAACTAAACCCCAAGTTTCTTCAAACTTGCCACTTTCTCTACAACCAGAGCAACTTGCACAACTAGCAGTTCTTCTGGGGCAACAAAAACAAGCAGGCAAAGAACCAGCTTTATCAGCAGATGGTCAGACCAAACTGGCAAACTTGTTGCAGATTTCTAGTTCGCATGCCCAGTCTCCTGTGATGACTGTCCAGGCCACGGATCCACATGCTCAGACCTCTACAACACATGCCTATTCTTCTTTACCTCCTAACTTGCTAGGTACCCAACTCAACCAAGTGCCACAATACCAGCAGCATCCATCAAATGTTCCTGCAGTGCAACCAGTAGTAAACCCTGGACAACAAAATAATCAGCAAGCACCAAATAACTCTCGGGAAGACGCAGAAGCGGATCCCCAGAAGCGTTTGCAGGCAACTTTGCAGCTGGCAGCAGCTCTACTTCAACAGATCCAGCAACAATCAAAAACTGCCGATCAACATTAG
- the LOC103990483 gene encoding flowering time control protein FPA isoform X1, protein MMGRGGRDRLNNEHTSRLEEKERRTGWGVAPPSRHLWVGNLSSHVTQNTLYEHFLRFGDIENIAYMPGRSYAFVNYKKEEDAVIALRGLQGSIVAGNSLRVEFAKGKIQLQDRASVSSQDDGYSQLEERYSIERGEPLFRRDVRAHRQSPEKSHEKNKGSRSTEPSEVLWIGFPVYLNVEEEALSRAFSPFGEIENIATFPGRSYAFVRYRSIVAACRAKEALQGKLFNNPRVHICFARSEFSTESGRNSSSAPILPHLKPNYQPGLSGQSPEPSHWGRGFDSHIGEFPIASPQDASFIRPGDASFTGFEGNSSIRPGAGPGSIFTGDIEHNRLQELGSERRMSEELYERYRNSPAAERHGRWHDVPFERLQRTPPLDDSWGVEDHTFPLTKKPKIDTFSDKELPEYPFSDMEQGKRDFGLTKFSPNLPYGTAYNKSFESVPFDHKGAPQHLRTINGPLADSDESWRMLDSSSAGPGPLPLNAAKLQRPSPELHQPPRILEWKWEGTIAKGGTTVCRARCFPVGKVLDFMLPEFLNCTARTGLDMLAKHYYQAAGTWVVFFVPETDADIVFYNEFMHYLGEKQRAAVAKLGEKVTLFLVPPSDFSEQVLKVPGKVSISGVILKFQQPGSNFGSLHHPLEAGEPKLPPLVHQPNDVVRRHEDTSFAKPKSPDLRAFSQGQNYFSPSSGLLPPPPPTFPPPQKRGDNFPYSGSMHSMEKLPDYHIESRQDQPQPPSPAISSKWSNQMHIPTSDHGDFPPTMPSAVSHLSSDAESYLLGNHKVAQGSASRNYAPESSGIPTLNSKYPTQEGTKPQVSSNLPLSLQPEQLAQLAVLLGQQKQAGKEPALSADGQTKLANLLQISSSHAQSPVMTVQATDPHAQTSTTHAYSSLPPNLLGTQLNQVPQYQQHPSNVPAVQPVVNPGQQNNQQAPNNSREDAEADPQKRLQATLQLAAALLQQIQQQSKTADQH, encoded by the exons ATG atgggaagaggaggaagggacAGACTGAACAACGAGCACACGTCGAGGCTTGAGGAGAAGGAACGTCGAACTGGGTGGGGCGTCGCCCCGCCCTCCAGACACCTGTGGGTCGGGAACTTGAGCTCTCACGTGACGCAGAACACTCTATACGAGCATTTCTTGAGGTTTGGGGATATTGAGAACATAGCTTATATGCCTGGCAGGAGCTATGCgtttgtgaactataagaaagagGAAGATGCTGTTATCGCATTGAGAGGGCTTCAGGGTTCCATTGTCGCCGGAAATTCTCTTAGAGTCGAGTTTGCAAAGGGG AAAATTCAATTACAGGACAGGGCTTCAGTATCATCACAGGATGATGGATATTCACAACTCGAGGAAAGATATTCTATTGAACGGGGAGAACCACTGTTCCGAAGAGATGTAAGAGCACATCGCCAGAGTCCTGAAAAAtcacatgagaagaataagggaaGTAGAAGTACAGAGCCTAGTGAAGTGCTGTGGATAGGGTTCCCAGTGTATCTCAATGTTGAAGAAGAAGCTTTAAGTAGGGCTTTTTCACCATTCGGTGAAATTGAGAATATCGCTACATTTCCTGGTCGCAGTTATGCCTTTGTTCGGTACCGAAGTATAGTTGCAGCTTGCAGGGCTAAAGAAGCTCTTCAAGGAAAGCTATTTAACAATCCCCGCGTGCACATATGTTTTGCCAGAAGTGAGTTCTCAACAGAGTCTGGAAGAAACTCTAGCAGTGCTCCCATTCTGCCACATCTGAAACCGAATTACCAACCTGGTCTGAGTGGTCAAAGTCCTGAACCTTCCCACTGGGGTAGAGGCTTTGATAGCCATATAGGAGAGTTTCCAATAGCGTCTCCTCAAGATGCAAGTTTTATACGACCTGGAGATGCAAGTTTCACTGGTTTTGAAGGAAACAGTTCTATACGACCTGGTGCAGGTCCAGGGTCCATTTTTACTGGTGATATTGAACATAACAGattgcaagaattgggttcaGAAAGGAGGATGTCAGAAGAACTTTATGAGCGTTACAGAAATAGTCCTGCAGCAGAAAGACATGGCCGATGGCATGATGTTCCTTTTGAGAGACTGCAAAGAACTCCACCACTTGATGATTCATGGGGTGTAGAGGATCACACTTTTCCATTAACTAAGAAGCCAAAAATAGACACATTTTCTGACAAAGAACTTCCTGAATATCCATTCTCTGACATGGAACAAGGAAAACGTGATTTTGGCCTGACGAAGTTCTCCCCAAATTTGCCATATGGTACTGCCTATAATAAAAGTTTTGAGTCTGTTCCTTTTGATCACAAAGGGGCGCCTCAACATTTGAGGACTATAAATGGTCCACTTGCAGATAGTGATGAATCATGGAGAATGCTTGATAGTTCAAGTGCAGGCCCTGGTCCTTTACCTTTAAATGCAGCCAAGCTACAAAGACCAAGCCCTGAGCTTCATCAGCCTCCACGGATTCTAGAATGGAAGTGGGAGGGAACAATAGCGAAGGGAGGCACAACAGTTTGTCGGGCTCGTTGCTTTCCTGTGGGGAAGGTCCTTGATTTTATGTT ACCAGAGTTCTTAAACTGCACTGCAAGAACAGGCCTTGATATGCTTGCAAAACATTATTATCAAGCAGCTGGTACTTGGGTGGTGTTTTTTGTTCCAGAAACTGATGCAGATATAGTCTTCTACAATGAGTTCATGCATTATCTGGGGGAGAAGCAGCGCGCAGCTGTTGCAAAACTGGGTGAAAAAGTTACTTTGTTTTTAGTGCCACCATCGGATTTTTCTGAACAAGTTCTGAAAGTACCCGGAAAGGTGAGCATCTCTGGTGTAATTTTAAAGTTTCAACAGCCTGGCTCCAACTTTGGTTCTCTTCACCATCCTCTGGAAGCTGGAGAACCAAAATTGCCACCCCTTGTGCATCAGCCAAATGATGTTGTTAGACGTCATGAAGACACATCATTTGCAAAGCCTAAATCCCCTGATTTAAGGGCATTCTCTCAGGGACAGAACTATTTTAGCCCATCATCAGGACTACTACCCCCACCTCCCCCTACTTTCCCACCACCACAGAAACGAGGTGACAATTTTCCTTATTCAGGATCTATGCATTCCATGGAAAAGCTACCTGACTATCACATAGAGAGCAGACAGGATCAACCTCAGCCCCCAAGTCCTGCAATATCATCAAAGTGGTCTAATCAAATGCACATTCCAACTTCTGATCATGGGGATTTTCCTCCCACAATGCCAAGTGCTGTGTCACATTTATCTAGTGATGCAGAATCATACCTACTGGGAAATCATAAAGTTGCACAAGGATCTGCTTCAAGAAATTATGCACCTGAAAGTTCAGGTATTCCCACCCTTAATAGCAAGTACCCCACACAAGAGGGAACTAAACCCCAAGTTTCTTCAAACTTGCCACTTTCTCTACAACCAGAGCAACTTGCACAACTAGCAGTTCTTCTGGGGCAACAAAAACAAGCAGGCAAAGAACCAGCTTTATCAGCAGATGGTCAGACCAAACTGGCAAACTTGTTGCAGATTTCTAGTTCGCATGCCCAGTCTCCTGTGATGACTGTCCAGGCCACGGATCCACATGCTCAGACCTCTACAACACATGCCTATTCTTCTTTACCTCCTAACTTGCTAGGTACCCAACTCAACCAAGTGCCACAATACCAGCAGCATCCATCAAATGTTCCTGCAGTGCAACCAGTAGTAAACCCTGGACAACAAAATAATCAGCAAGCACCAAATAACTCTCGGGAAGACGCAGAAGCGGATCCCCAGAAGCGTTTGCAGGCAACTTTGCAGCTGGCAGCAGCTCTACTTCAACAGATCCAGCAACAATCAAAAACTGCCGATCAACATTAG
- the LOC103990483 gene encoding flowering time control protein FPA isoform X4 has product MMGRGGRDRLNNEHTSRLEEKERRTGWGVAPPSRHLWVGNLSSHVTQNTLYEHFLRFGDIENIAYMPGRSYAFVNYKKEEDAVIALRGLQGSIVAGNSLRVEFAKGKIQLQDRASVSSQDDGYSQLEERYSIERGEPLFRRDVRAHRQSPEKSHEKNKGSRSTEPSEVLWIGFPVYLNVEEEALSRAFSPFGEIENIATFPGRSYAFVRYRSIVAACRAKEALQGKLFNNPRVHICFARSEFSTESGRNSSSAPILPHLKPNYQPGLSGQSPEPSHWGRGFDSHIGEFPIASPQDASFIRPGDASFTGFEGNSSIRPGAGPGSIFTGDIEHNRLQELGSERRMSEELYERYRNSPAAERHGRWHDVPFERLQRTPPLDDSWGVEDHTFPLTKKPKIDTFSDKELPEYPFSDMEQGKRDFGLTKFSPNLPYDSDESWRMLDSSSAGPGPLPLNAAKLQRPSPELHQPPRILEWKWEGTIAKGGTTVCRARCFPVGKVLDFMLPEFLNCTARTGLDMLAKHYYQAAGTWVVFFVPETDADIVFYNEFMHYLGEKQRAAVAKLGEKVTLFLVPPSDFSEQVLKVPGKVSISGVILKFQQPGSNFGSLHHPLEAGEPKLPPLVHQPNDVVRRHEDTSFAKPKSPDLRAFSQGQNYFSPSSGLLPPPPPTFPPPQKRGDNFPYSGSMHSMEKLPDYHIESRQDQPQPPSPAISSKWSNQMHIPTSDHGDFPPTMPSAVSHLSSDAESYLLGNHKVAQGSASRNYAPESSGIPTLNSKYPTQEGTKPQVSSNLPLSLQPEQLAQLAVLLGQQKQAGKEPALSADGQTKLANLLQISSSHAQSPVMTVQATDPHAQTSTTHAYSSLPPNLLGTQLNQVPQYQQHPSNVPAVQPVVNPGQQNNQQAPNNSREDAEADPQKRLQATLQLAAALLQQIQQQSKTADQH; this is encoded by the exons ATG atgggaagaggaggaagggacAGACTGAACAACGAGCACACGTCGAGGCTTGAGGAGAAGGAACGTCGAACTGGGTGGGGCGTCGCCCCGCCCTCCAGACACCTGTGGGTCGGGAACTTGAGCTCTCACGTGACGCAGAACACTCTATACGAGCATTTCTTGAGGTTTGGGGATATTGAGAACATAGCTTATATGCCTGGCAGGAGCTATGCgtttgtgaactataagaaagagGAAGATGCTGTTATCGCATTGAGAGGGCTTCAGGGTTCCATTGTCGCCGGAAATTCTCTTAGAGTCGAGTTTGCAAAGGGG AAAATTCAATTACAGGACAGGGCTTCAGTATCATCACAGGATGATGGATATTCACAACTCGAGGAAAGATATTCTATTGAACGGGGAGAACCACTGTTCCGAAGAGATGTAAGAGCACATCGCCAGAGTCCTGAAAAAtcacatgagaagaataagggaaGTAGAAGTACAGAGCCTAGTGAAGTGCTGTGGATAGGGTTCCCAGTGTATCTCAATGTTGAAGAAGAAGCTTTAAGTAGGGCTTTTTCACCATTCGGTGAAATTGAGAATATCGCTACATTTCCTGGTCGCAGTTATGCCTTTGTTCGGTACCGAAGTATAGTTGCAGCTTGCAGGGCTAAAGAAGCTCTTCAAGGAAAGCTATTTAACAATCCCCGCGTGCACATATGTTTTGCCAGAAGTGAGTTCTCAACAGAGTCTGGAAGAAACTCTAGCAGTGCTCCCATTCTGCCACATCTGAAACCGAATTACCAACCTGGTCTGAGTGGTCAAAGTCCTGAACCTTCCCACTGGGGTAGAGGCTTTGATAGCCATATAGGAGAGTTTCCAATAGCGTCTCCTCAAGATGCAAGTTTTATACGACCTGGAGATGCAAGTTTCACTGGTTTTGAAGGAAACAGTTCTATACGACCTGGTGCAGGTCCAGGGTCCATTTTTACTGGTGATATTGAACATAACAGattgcaagaattgggttcaGAAAGGAGGATGTCAGAAGAACTTTATGAGCGTTACAGAAATAGTCCTGCAGCAGAAAGACATGGCCGATGGCATGATGTTCCTTTTGAGAGACTGCAAAGAACTCCACCACTTGATGATTCATGGGGTGTAGAGGATCACACTTTTCCATTAACTAAGAAGCCAAAAATAGACACATTTTCTGACAAAGAACTTCCTGAATATCCATTCTCTGACATGGAACAAGGAAAACGTGATTTTGGCCTGACGAAGTTCTCCCCAAATTTGCCATATG ATAGTGATGAATCATGGAGAATGCTTGATAGTTCAAGTGCAGGCCCTGGTCCTTTACCTTTAAATGCAGCCAAGCTACAAAGACCAAGCCCTGAGCTTCATCAGCCTCCACGGATTCTAGAATGGAAGTGGGAGGGAACAATAGCGAAGGGAGGCACAACAGTTTGTCGGGCTCGTTGCTTTCCTGTGGGGAAGGTCCTTGATTTTATGTT ACCAGAGTTCTTAAACTGCACTGCAAGAACAGGCCTTGATATGCTTGCAAAACATTATTATCAAGCAGCTGGTACTTGGGTGGTGTTTTTTGTTCCAGAAACTGATGCAGATATAGTCTTCTACAATGAGTTCATGCATTATCTGGGGGAGAAGCAGCGCGCAGCTGTTGCAAAACTGGGTGAAAAAGTTACTTTGTTTTTAGTGCCACCATCGGATTTTTCTGAACAAGTTCTGAAAGTACCCGGAAAGGTGAGCATCTCTGGTGTAATTTTAAAGTTTCAACAGCCTGGCTCCAACTTTGGTTCTCTTCACCATCCTCTGGAAGCTGGAGAACCAAAATTGCCACCCCTTGTGCATCAGCCAAATGATGTTGTTAGACGTCATGAAGACACATCATTTGCAAAGCCTAAATCCCCTGATTTAAGGGCATTCTCTCAGGGACAGAACTATTTTAGCCCATCATCAGGACTACTACCCCCACCTCCCCCTACTTTCCCACCACCACAGAAACGAGGTGACAATTTTCCTTATTCAGGATCTATGCATTCCATGGAAAAGCTACCTGACTATCACATAGAGAGCAGACAGGATCAACCTCAGCCCCCAAGTCCTGCAATATCATCAAAGTGGTCTAATCAAATGCACATTCCAACTTCTGATCATGGGGATTTTCCTCCCACAATGCCAAGTGCTGTGTCACATTTATCTAGTGATGCAGAATCATACCTACTGGGAAATCATAAAGTTGCACAAGGATCTGCTTCAAGAAATTATGCACCTGAAAGTTCAGGTATTCCCACCCTTAATAGCAAGTACCCCACACAAGAGGGAACTAAACCCCAAGTTTCTTCAAACTTGCCACTTTCTCTACAACCAGAGCAACTTGCACAACTAGCAGTTCTTCTGGGGCAACAAAAACAAGCAGGCAAAGAACCAGCTTTATCAGCAGATGGTCAGACCAAACTGGCAAACTTGTTGCAGATTTCTAGTTCGCATGCCCAGTCTCCTGTGATGACTGTCCAGGCCACGGATCCACATGCTCAGACCTCTACAACACATGCCTATTCTTCTTTACCTCCTAACTTGCTAGGTACCCAACTCAACCAAGTGCCACAATACCAGCAGCATCCATCAAATGTTCCTGCAGTGCAACCAGTAGTAAACCCTGGACAACAAAATAATCAGCAAGCACCAAATAACTCTCGGGAAGACGCAGAAGCGGATCCCCAGAAGCGTTTGCAGGCAACTTTGCAGCTGGCAGCAGCTCTACTTCAACAGATCCAGCAACAATCAAAAACTGCCGATCAACATTAG